The following are encoded in a window of Sphingobium sp. Z007 genomic DNA:
- the istA gene encoding IS21 family transposase: MPGRHVNDHQMRLYMKLRHTHAVPIAAAKASISTATAYRIEGDPRLPSQRQVQRERRRPDPLAGIFDEDVVPMLQAAPGLRSVAIFEEICRRHPELDGRIRRTLERRIRTWRAIHGPEQEVIFRQVHEPGRLGLSDFTEMNDEHVTIVGVPLDHRLYHFRLIWSGFEHVHVILGGESYVALAEGLQNALWAVGGAPVEHRSDSLSAAFRNLDADARQDLTLRYNALCEHYGMTPTRNNRGVAHENGGIESPHGHLKAAIKDALLMRGSRDFDDLASYRHFIDEVVSRKNRRNGPRIDAERAVLQPLPGARTSDYEETIVTVTSTSSFTLRKVFYTVPSRLIGHRLRVRLYDDRLDLFIGGTHLMTLPRGRSFNNGSHGHVVDYRHVIHSLRRKPMALLKLVYRDQLFPREPYRQTFDRLIAALPERIACRQMVELLAMAHERACEAELAELLAADVAANRLPDMDALRIRFAPDPAALPDVVVELVPLVTYDVLLAGEAA; encoded by the coding sequence ATGCCGGGCCGCCACGTCAACGATCATCAGATGAGGCTCTACATGAAGCTCCGACATACCCATGCCGTTCCGATCGCCGCCGCCAAGGCCAGTATCAGCACGGCGACCGCATATCGCATCGAGGGAGATCCTCGGCTTCCCTCGCAAAGGCAGGTCCAGCGAGAGCGGCGACGCCCGGACCCGTTGGCCGGGATCTTCGACGAGGATGTGGTCCCCATGCTCCAGGCTGCGCCTGGTTTGCGGTCAGTGGCAATTTTCGAGGAGATATGTCGCCGTCACCCTGAGCTTGATGGGCGCATTCGGCGCACATTGGAGCGAAGGATCCGAACATGGCGGGCGATCCATGGTCCCGAGCAGGAAGTGATCTTCCGGCAGGTGCATGAGCCGGGACGGCTTGGCCTGTCGGACTTCACCGAGATGAACGATGAGCACGTAACGATCGTCGGCGTGCCGCTCGATCATCGCCTCTACCATTTTCGGCTGATATGGTCGGGCTTCGAACACGTCCATGTCATTCTGGGCGGCGAGAGCTATGTCGCGCTTGCAGAAGGGTTGCAAAACGCCCTGTGGGCCGTCGGCGGTGCCCCGGTTGAGCATCGCAGCGATAGCCTGTCGGCCGCGTTTCGCAACTTGGACGCTGATGCCCGGCAAGATCTGACGCTGCGATATAACGCGCTGTGCGAACATTATGGCATGACGCCGACGCGCAACAACCGCGGCGTTGCCCATGAGAATGGCGGGATCGAGAGCCCGCACGGGCATTTGAAGGCAGCAATAAAGGACGCGCTGCTGATGCGTGGTTCGCGAGACTTCGATGATCTGGCGAGTTACCGGCACTTCATCGACGAAGTCGTCAGCCGCAAGAACCGGCGCAACGGCCCACGCATAGACGCCGAGCGTGCGGTATTGCAGCCCCTGCCTGGCGCGCGCACCAGCGATTATGAGGAGACGATCGTCACGGTCACCTCGACCAGCAGCTTCACGCTTCGTAAGGTGTTCTATACCGTGCCCTCACGGCTGATCGGGCATCGGCTGCGCGTTCGGCTTTACGATGATCGCCTCGATCTGTTCATCGGCGGCACTCACCTGATGACATTGCCGCGGGGGCGGTCGTTCAATAACGGCTCCCACGGCCATGTGGTCGATTATCGGCACGTCATCCATAGCCTGCGGCGCAAACCCATGGCGCTCCTGAAGTTGGTGTATCGTGACCAGCTCTTCCCAAGGGAGCCTTATCGTCAGACCTTCGACCGGCTCATCGCCGCGTTGCCCGAACGGATCGCTTGCCGACAGATGGTAGAGCTATTGGCAATGGCGCACGAAAGGGCTTGCGAAGCCGAACTCGCGGAACTGCTGGCAGCCGACGTGGCTGCTAACCGTCTCCCCGACATGGATGCCTTGCGAATACGCTTCGCTCCCGATCCGGCGGCGCTTCCCGACGTGGTGGTGGAACTGGTCCCCCTTGTCACCTATGATGTTCTCCTGGCGGGAGAAGCCGCATGA
- the istB gene encoding IS21-like element helper ATPase IstB: MSRNAPAIDAQRLSLILNDLRLPAIKLIWPDFTTRADKEGWPGARLLAALAEHEIAERDRRRIERHLGEARLPPGKTLDSFAFDAVPMISRARVTALCSGDGWLEKGANLIFFGPPGGGKTHLAAAIGLALIENGWRVLFTRTSDLVQKLQVARRELALEAAIAKLDKYHLLILDDLAYVTKDQAETSVLFELISARYERRSTLITANQPFGEWNRVFPDPAMTLAAVDRLVHHATIFEMNVESYRRRSAIQRQSRAGRPPTFATIKSNEEMSRSDNQTCE, encoded by the coding sequence ATGAGCCGGAACGCACCCGCTATCGACGCCCAGCGTCTGAGCCTCATCCTCAACGACCTGCGCCTGCCAGCAATCAAACTGATCTGGCCCGACTTTACCACGCGGGCAGACAAGGAAGGCTGGCCTGGGGCCCGCCTGCTTGCGGCGCTCGCTGAGCATGAGATCGCAGAACGGGACCGACGCCGGATCGAAAGACACTTGGGCGAAGCCCGCCTGCCGCCGGGCAAGACTCTCGACAGCTTCGCCTTCGATGCAGTGCCAATGATCTCCCGCGCCCGGGTGACGGCGCTGTGTTCTGGTGATGGCTGGCTCGAAAAAGGCGCAAACCTCATCTTCTTTGGTCCACCGGGTGGGGGTAAAACCCATCTGGCGGCCGCAATCGGCCTTGCGTTGATCGAAAATGGCTGGCGCGTCCTGTTTACCCGCACCTCCGATCTGGTCCAGAAACTTCAGGTCGCCCGCCGTGAACTGGCGCTCGAAGCCGCGATAGCCAAACTCGACAAATATCATCTGCTGATCCTCGATGACCTCGCCTACGTGACCAAGGATCAGGCCGAAACGTCCGTCCTGTTCGAGTTGATCAGCGCACGGTACGAACGGCGTTCTACGCTCATCACCGCCAATCAGCCTTTTGGAGAATGGAACCGGGTCTTCCCCGATCCCGCCATGACGCTCGCCGCCGTGGATCGCCTCGTTCACCACGCGACAATCTTCGAGATGAATGTCGAGAGCTACCGCCGTCGCTCGGCGATCCAGCGACAATCACGCGCTGGTCGGCCACCGACCTTCGCGACAATCAAGTCCAACGAGGAAATGTCGCGCAGCGACAATCAAACCTGCGAGTAG
- a CDS encoding DEAD/DEAH box helicase, with product MAARDQERLALAEQIRQALGIENALTRPQARAYVRCLQMTWQVPPIAWADRESAGQLEDARRLLHAAHIFASIEGVDSPRGIDCYRRTGEILEWLARADDRIRQVVPIELLAAAAYQLGGLPAMAAGLLEQVEIDHDGVSLYATFLRADLDGVVRCASRFWAAHPQLTVANAEAAILAALRADEDEEGPGMAWAASVELVRCLGLVADSLRRGDDARLGIAMAKLHALDGLSSRMFSPDAALVITLMRQVADRYVSTSIYRSLMRLGALRPEKTGRLLRYGRDQFSRGRGILWTSQLHGIDRLLETSSFALCTPTGSGKTLVANLALIKELLLRGHPDGLGPLALYIVPSRALAGEVETKLSSELKGDVIVTGLYGGADWGITDVWLTSTEAVVLIVTVEKADALLRYLGQLLLARLTLVIIDEAHQVVPETGEATAVSFSDHSNRALRLESLVSRILARRPEITRIALTAVAGGASAPVARWIEGRAEAQAVGVRYRSTRQIIGVLETSPGQPGQILLDLMNGKPLYLKGREDPVYLPLRFAAMPLLPSLWRNSLNRFNSLTVLWTALHLAREDQRILISVAQEPEQTMRWFRDALELARWREIVAFEPPDGFLRERFDEARAACLDYCGGESFELFLLDRGIATNHGQMPQRLRRLMVEMIDRKICPITVATATLTEGVNLPFDLIFLTSLKRRSWDPVEEEPVVIPFTTAEFRNLAGRAGRPGAARGIEGMTLVALPLRISTTAAGPKAAQERQLREWTGEYEELTRQLLAEEQERDAVESPLALLLQRIWEKARDVLGIAPDAFMNWLERTAPGDVSGEAGTGATGPLARIADAMDELDTVLLTALAESEQMGDAPMSPARAEAELKDLWGRTFTAVARAQEDWLEAAFVQRGRGIVEHLYPDTGERQRLYQYGFPPVIGRRFEAIAGQIRALLAAATDYGALEAEARIDIFEAIGNLLEGDRGFGFRVRATVGDQALLDQWNDVLGWWMKEPGANGPDAEHLRAWQRFVADNLEFRLGVALGAVVARAWSEGAPDKSSTPTLAEWKETTGLPWIGFWARELLRWGTHDPLVAFCLSQGLARTRDAATERRGEFDAWLLAELDDPQAEDRIDPQLLQRWRQSLPLREAAADPPDHFDAQLTGTDGRRQRYAVVPATQGDVTHWLDPAGFELAVSRGGPDGARRFGSDFELQTIGRNVTVTRLFRPARR from the coding sequence AATGGCTGGCGCGCGCAGACGACCGCATCCGGCAAGTTGTTCCGATCGAACTGCTGGCGGCAGCCGCCTATCAGTTGGGCGGGCTTCCTGCGATGGCGGCAGGCCTGCTCGAGCAGGTCGAGATCGACCATGACGGCGTCAGCCTCTACGCGACGTTCCTGCGCGCCGATCTCGACGGGGTCGTCAGGTGCGCCAGCAGGTTCTGGGCTGCGCATCCCCAGCTGACCGTCGCAAACGCCGAGGCGGCGATATTGGCAGCGCTACGCGCCGACGAAGACGAGGAGGGGCCGGGAATGGCTTGGGCCGCATCGGTGGAACTGGTGCGCTGCCTTGGCCTTGTGGCCGACAGCCTGAGACGCGGCGATGATGCGCGACTTGGTATTGCGATGGCTAAACTCCACGCGCTCGATGGGCTGTCCAGCCGGATGTTCAGTCCTGATGCGGCGCTCGTCATCACCCTCATGCGACAGGTTGCGGATCGCTATGTCAGCACGTCGATCTATCGGTCGCTTATGCGCCTTGGCGCGCTGCGACCCGAGAAGACCGGGCGCCTGTTGCGCTATGGCCGTGATCAGTTCAGCCGCGGTCGGGGAATATTGTGGACCTCGCAGCTTCACGGCATCGACCGGCTCTTGGAAACGTCGAGCTTCGCGCTGTGCACGCCCACCGGCTCGGGAAAGACGCTTGTTGCCAACCTCGCCCTGATCAAGGAGCTGCTGCTACGCGGCCATCCTGACGGACTTGGCCCGCTTGCACTTTATATCGTTCCTTCCCGGGCGCTGGCCGGCGAGGTGGAGACGAAGCTGAGTTCTGAGCTCAAGGGCGATGTAATCGTGACCGGCCTCTATGGCGGCGCTGACTGGGGCATTACCGATGTCTGGCTGACCAGCACCGAGGCGGTGGTGCTCATCGTCACCGTCGAGAAGGCGGACGCGCTGTTACGCTATCTGGGCCAGCTTCTGCTGGCCCGTCTCACCCTGGTCATAATCGACGAAGCGCATCAGGTCGTGCCGGAAACGGGAGAGGCGACGGCGGTCAGCTTCTCCGATCACAGCAACCGCGCTCTCCGGCTAGAGAGCCTCGTGTCGCGCATACTGGCGAGGCGACCCGAAATCACCCGTATCGCACTCACGGCCGTCGCGGGCGGTGCGTCCGCGCCGGTGGCGCGCTGGATCGAGGGGCGCGCAGAAGCGCAGGCGGTTGGGGTACGCTATCGCAGCACCCGGCAAATCATCGGCGTTCTCGAGACATCGCCGGGGCAACCGGGCCAGATCCTGCTTGATCTCATGAACGGCAAGCCCCTCTACCTCAAGGGTCGCGAGGATCCGGTCTATCTGCCGCTACGCTTCGCCGCGATGCCTTTGTTGCCCTCGCTCTGGCGCAACAGCCTCAACCGGTTCAACAGTCTGACGGTTCTTTGGACCGCGCTCCACCTGGCGCGCGAGGACCAGCGAATTCTCATCTCCGTCGCGCAAGAACCGGAGCAGACAATGCGTTGGTTCCGTGATGCGCTCGAATTGGCGCGATGGCGCGAGATAGTCGCCTTCGAACCGCCCGACGGCTTCCTGCGCGAACGGTTCGACGAGGCGAGAGCAGCCTGCCTCGACTATTGCGGGGGGGAATCGTTCGAACTTTTCCTCCTGGACCGCGGGATCGCGACGAACCACGGGCAAATGCCGCAACGGCTTCGTCGGCTCATGGTGGAAATGATCGATCGAAAAATCTGCCCGATCACCGTGGCGACCGCAACGCTCACGGAAGGCGTCAACTTGCCCTTCGATCTCATCTTCCTGACATCGCTCAAGCGGCGGTCCTGGGATCCAGTCGAAGAGGAGCCGGTCGTCATCCCATTCACGACGGCAGAATTCCGTAACCTCGCCGGGCGCGCGGGCCGACCGGGAGCGGCCCGTGGCATTGAGGGAATGACGCTCGTCGCCCTGCCCTTGCGAATCTCGACCACGGCGGCCGGTCCCAAGGCGGCTCAGGAGCGGCAGCTGCGCGAGTGGACGGGCGAATATGAGGAGCTCACCCGCCAGCTCCTCGCCGAAGAACAGGAGCGCGACGCTGTGGAAAGTCCGCTTGCCCTCCTGCTCCAGCGCATTTGGGAAAAGGCGCGCGACGTGCTGGGGATCGCACCCGACGCATTCATGAACTGGCTCGAGCGTACCGCGCCTGGCGATGTCAGCGGAGAGGCCGGCACCGGGGCCACCGGCCCGCTCGCGCGGATCGCCGATGCCATGGACGAACTCGATACCGTGCTGCTTACTGCGCTCGCCGAGAGCGAGCAGATGGGCGATGCCCCGATGAGCCCGGCGCGGGCGGAGGCGGAGCTAAAAGACTTGTGGGGACGGACGTTCACAGCCGTGGCGCGGGCGCAGGAGGACTGGCTAGAGGCCGCGTTCGTTCAGCGCGGCCGCGGCATCGTGGAGCATCTGTATCCTGATACCGGCGAGCGGCAGCGGCTCTATCAATATGGCTTTCCGCCGGTGATCGGGAGGCGGTTCGAGGCCATCGCCGGCCAGATCCGTGCGCTTCTTGCCGCAGCCACGGACTATGGCGCCCTCGAAGCGGAAGCACGGATCGATATCTTTGAGGCGATCGGCAACCTTCTCGAAGGTGACAGGGGGTTTGGCTTCCGGGTCCGCGCTACCGTCGGTGACCAAGCGCTACTCGACCAGTGGAATGACGTGCTGGGATGGTGGATGAAAGAGCCGGGCGCCAATGGCCCCGACGCGGAGCATCTGCGAGCCTGGCAGCGTTTCGTAGCGGACAATCTCGAGTTTCGTCTCGGAGTTGCGCTCGGCGCGGTCGTTGCCCGGGCGTGGTCAGAAGGCGCGCCGGACAAGTCCTCGACGCCGACGCTCGCCGAATGGAAGGAAACGACCGGCCTGCCGTGGATCGGATTCTGGGCGCGAGAGCTGCTGCGTTGGGGCACGCATGATCCACTGGTCGCGTTCTGCTTGTCGCAGGGTCTGGCGCGGACACGTGATGCAGCAACCGAGCGCCGCGGCGAATTCGATGCGTGGCTGCTGGCCGAGCTCGATGATCCACAGGCGGAGGACAGGATTGACCCGCAGTTGCTTCAGCGCTGGCGGCAGAGCCTACCCCTACGCGAGGCCGCGGCCGATCCCCCGGACCATTTCGACGCGCAGCTCACCGGAACCGACGGCCGCCGGCAACGCTATGCCGTGGTGCCGGCTACGCAGGGGGACGTGACGCACTGGCTCGATCCGGCGGGCTTCGAACTTGCGGTTTCGCGAGGAGGACCGGATGGTGCGCGCCGCTTCGGGAGCGATTTCGAGCTGCAGACCATAGGTCGGAACGTGACGGTAACCCGGCTATTCCGACCCGCGCGCCGATAG